In Mycolicibacterium lutetiense, the sequence GGGACCGGCTGAAACAGATCGACACCGATATCCTTTGAGCGGCCGTACAACTCGAAGCTGTACGGAATGGCGGTGACCAGTGACGTCGTCTTCAGCATGCTGATGAACTCGTTGCCGGTCGGCGGGATGATGACCCGCATGGCCTGCGGAAGCACAGTCCGCCGCATGGTCATGCTCCACGACATGCCCAGCGCCACCGAGGCTTCCGTCTGGCCTTCAGGCACGGAGTTGATGCCTGCCCGGATGATCTCCGCCATATAGGCGGCCTCGTTGAGGCCCAGGCCCAGAACCGCCAGCCAGAACACGTTCGGATCGGACAGGGTGAACTCGAAAAGCCTCGGGCCGAACGGTACGCCGATCTGAATGTTCTTGTATATCACCGGAACCAGACCCCACAGCACCAACTGGACATAGATCGGTGTTCCACGGAAGACCCACAGATACGCCCAGGACACGGCCTTGAGCACCGGGTTCGGTGACAACCGCATCACCGCGAGGAGCACGCCCAGAACGAGCGCCAGGATCATCGAATAGATGGTCAGTTGCAGGGTGTTCAAGGCGGCTTGCGATATGCGTTGATCGAAGAGGTACTTGCCGTATGTCTTCCACCCATACGCCTCGTTGGTCGCCGCGCCCCAGAGAAACAGCCCGATCAGGATGACGATGACGATCGCCGCCACCCAACGCCACGGATGTCTCAGCGGGACGGCGTCGATAGCGGCCGGCGACGATTCATCACTCATGGACGGCTCAGCTGGTCGCACCGTTGATGACCGGCTTGTCGATCATCCCGTTCTCCGCGCCCCAGTTCGCGGCCACCTGCTTGTACACACCGTTGTCGATCAGGTGCTGGAGTGCCTGCTGCAGCGACGCTGCCAGGGGCGATCCCTTCTGCACGGCCCAACCGTACGGAGCGGAGTCGAAGATCTCCCCAGCCGCTTCGAGCTTTCCGTTGCTCTGTTTGATGGCGTATGCCGTCACCGGCGAATCCGCCGACATGGCGTCGGCCTGCCCCAGCATCACCGCGCTGGTGGCGGCGGTCTGATCGTCGAACTTGACGACGTTGATGGCAGGCTTACCCGATTCGGCGCACTTCTTGCTGCGCGCGGGCATTTCCTCGGTGTCCTGCACCGTCGCCGTCTGCACTGCGACCTTCATGCCGCACGCGTCTTCCGGGTTGATCCCCGCACCGACCTTCTGCGCCCACGCCGAACCCGCACTGAAATAGGTCACGAAGTCAACCTGCTCTTCACGCTTCTTCGAGTCGGTGAACGAGGACATGCCGACGTTGTAGTTCCCGCCCTGAACCGACGGGATGATCTTGTCGAACAACGACGCCCGGTACTCAGGGGTGAGACCCAGCGTGGCGGCGATCGCATTCATCAAATCGACGTCGAAGCCGATGATCTGGCCGCCGGGATCTTTGAATTCGTGGCTCTTCCGACTTGATGGGGGTCTGGTGTGACCGATTGGGTTCGTGTCGGTGACTGATTGAGGGCTCGCGCCCTTGTCAACTGGGTGTTCTCTACGCATCCAGAGCAAAGGCGCGAGCATGTCTGACAATAGTGGTTCCCTGCTGCTTGGACTCGACGGCATCACCGTGGAGTCCGTGCAAGTCGATGACGGCGATGTCCGCATCGTTGAGGTGGGCACAGCGCTCGAGTGGGTCGGGATCTGCCCGGACTGCCGAACCAGATCGTCGCGGTCGAGGGGTTGGGTCACGACTCGGCCCCGGGACATCAAGATCGGTGCGGACCGGCCGCTGATCATGTGGCGAAAGCGGAAATGGTTGTGCACCAACACCTCCTGCGAACGCAGGTCATTCACTGAGTCGACGCCGTCGATCCCGCCGCGGGCTCGGGTGACGGTGCGAGCCAAGGCGGAGATGGCCCTGGCGGTCCTCGACGACGACCGCTCGGTCAAGGCCGTCGCCGCCGCGTATGGCTGTAGCTGGAACACCTGCCATGACGCGGTGATCGCCACCGCGGATCCGGTCCTGGCCGGTGAACCGCCCCCGGTGCGGGTGCTGGGCATCGATGAGACCCGCCGCGGGAAGGCCAAGTGGGAGACCTGCC encodes:
- a CDS encoding ABC transporter substrate-binding protein, whose amino-acid sequence is MRREHPVDKGASPQSVTDTNPIGHTRPPSSRKSHEFKDPGGQIIGFDVDLMNAIAATLGLTPEYRASLFDKIIPSVQGGNYNVGMSSFTDSKKREEQVDFVTYFSAGSAWAQKVGAGINPEDACGMKVAVQTATVQDTEEMPARSKKCAESGKPAINVVKFDDQTAATSAVMLGQADAMSADSPVTAYAIKQSNGKLEAAGEIFDSAPYGWAVQKGSPLAASLQQALQHLIDNGVYKQVAANWGAENGMIDKPVINGATS
- a CDS encoding amino acid ABC transporter permease, whose protein sequence is MSDESSPAAIDAVPLRHPWRWVAAIVIVILIGLFLWGAATNEAYGWKTYGKYLFDQRISQAALNTLQLTIYSMILALVLGVLLAVMRLSPNPVLKAVSWAYLWVFRGTPIYVQLVLWGLVPVIYKNIQIGVPFGPRLFEFTLSDPNVFWLAVLGLGLNEAAYMAEIIRAGINSVPEGQTEASVALGMSWSMTMRRTVLPQAMRVIIPPTGNEFISMLKTTSLVTAIPYSFELYGRSKDIGVDLFQPVPLLLVASTWYLAITSILMVGQYYLERHYARGASRKLTSKQLEALAKAQMGEPHP